GACCCGGTCCGCCACTTCGGGGTCCATAGCTGGCTCATTCCGGGCGGCCACCACTTCCTGGCGTGCGGCGTCCAGTGCGATGGTCTGAACGGCGATAGCCAGCTCGCGGCCACGCCTCCGCTTTTCCGCCACACTTTCGTTCCGGAGGCTGCCGTCCAGGAGCTCCGCGTGAAGCGGGTCATTTTGTCCTTGACGAGTGCTACCTTTTCAGCCGGGAGTTCCTTCATCAGCTCATTGTCTTTGAGCGCCGCCACTGCCGCTGCCTGCGCGCGCCGGGCCAGGACCCGTGCTGCATCGCGTTCCTCGGAACCGTCCTGCGAAGCATTGAGCACGCGCATCAGCCAGGGAAGCGTCAGTCCTGGCAGCACCAGCGTGGCCAAGAGCACTGCACACGCGATGACCAGCAGCTGATCCCGTTCAGGGAAGGGTGTGGCATCCGCCAGAGTGAGCGGCAGTGCCAGTGCCAGGGTTGCCAGTCCACGCATGCCGCACCAGGTCAGTATCAGCACCTCCTTGACAGACGTGGGCTGCAGCAGGTTCTTTCGTTTTCGGGCGGACATAGCCAAGAGCCCCAGCCAGCCGAACCGCACCACAAACACCAGCGCACACACCACCGATGCGGTGCCGATCATACCGAAGATGCCGCTGCCCTCATCCTGAACGACGTGCCGGATTTCCAGCCCACCAGGCCGAAGGCAAGCCCGGTCGCCAGGAGCTCCACCACGTCCCAGAAAGCCGCGCGGGTCACCCGCTCGGCGGCGTCCTGCGGCCTGGAATGCCGCTGCATCGCAAGGGCAGTGACCACAACGGCGATCACACCCGACGCGTGCACTTCTTCAGCCAGGATGTACGCCGCAAACGGCACCACCAGGGTAACCGCACTGCGGACCACCATGGACGTCACCAGCCGGGTGATCAGCGCCGTCAGCCAGCCCATGGCCATGCCGACCACCACGGCAAGGGCGGCACCGATCACAAAATTCAGAACGACGTCGGACCATATTTTCGTCCCGGAAACCGTGGCCGCCACTGCGGCCTGGAACATGACGATTGCCGCGGCGTCGTTGAACAGGCCTTCGCTCTGCAGAAAGGTGATGAGGCGGCAGGGCATGTGCACGCGGCCGGCAATGGATTCCACCGCCACTGGATCCGGCGGGGCCACCATGGCGCCCAACGCGATCGCGGCCGGAATGCCGATACCCGGGATCATGAGCCACGCGGCGCCCGCAACCACAGCAGTGGAGATGACCACCAGCGCCACGGCCAGCATGATGAGCGTCCGCCAGCGGACCCGGAACACAGACCAGGAACTTCGCTGTGCTGTGGTGAAAAGGAGCGGCGGCAGGAAAATGGGGAGGATCAGTTCCGGCGAGATGTCCAGATCCGGGAAGCCGGGGATAAATGTCAGCGCCGCAGCCAGGATGAGCATCAGTACCGGGTACGGCAGGCGGAGCCGGTCCCCAGGCCAACCGCCACCACGGTGGCGAGCAGGAGTCCGACAATGAGTGCCAGCTGATCCAGGTGCTCACTTTCCCCGGAGTGCGGAGCCGGCAGCAATCCTTGATGGATGCTCCGGCCGCCCCCACCACTTTATCGGGAAGTCCGCGGGTGCTACCCCAGCGGTTCAAGTGCTGCAGCCACCGGCAGCGTTCCGTCGCGGAACTTGATGGTGCGGCCTGCGGTTCCCGGCAGGTCCAGCACACCGGCAGCAACAATCGCCGTGTTGCTGCGGGAGGTGTTGGTCCCTGTGGCCGGATCGGCGGGATCAACTTCAATGAGTCCCGTGCCCGGGCCGTCGGTTAGCGCGCCCGGGCCAAGAATGGTCCAGGACAGCTCCGTCCCGCGAAGATACTCATCCGCGGCCGCCTTGGCTTCCGCGTAGGCGAAGAAGCTGTTGTCGGCCGGCACGCCGTGATCCGGCCCGGCTCCCAGATAGGACACCATGACATAACGCCCGACGCCGGCCTCGGCCGCCGCGTCCATGGAACGGATCGCGGCGTCCCGGTCGACCGAATAAGTGCGCTCGGGGCTGCCCCCGCCGGCACCGGCCGACCAGACCACGGCGTCATGGCCGCCGAAAGCGGCGGCCATTTCCGCCGTCGTCGAGTTTTCAACGTCCAGGACCGACGGCGTTGACCCGGTTG
This genomic interval from Micrococcaceae bacterium Sec5.7 contains the following:
- a CDS encoding NAD(P)H-binding protein, encoding MTRIAIIGGHGKVALHLSTLLAAEGHSVTSFIRNPDHAADVAATGSTPSVLDVENSTTAEMAAAFGGHDAVVWSAGAGGGSPERTYSVDRDAAIRSMDAAAEAGVGRYVMVSYLGAGPDHGVPADNSFFAYAEAKAAADEYLRGTELSWTILGPGALTDGPGTGLIEVDPADPATGTNTSRSNTAIVAAGVLDLPGTAGRTIKFRDGTLPVAAALEPLG